GATTGCTGATTTGCAAGTGGACCTAGTTCGTATCCGCATGGTCTCCTCCGTTCTCGACTATCTTGCGCAAGTAAAAATAGCTTGGGTGGAGGCCGTCGCAGCTAAGGAGGCACTTGAGTATGCGAAAAAAGCATTGGATAGTGCTCAGGCCAGTGCCGAGTTAGCTGGACGCATGGAGCTTACGGGCAATTTTAATAAATTAGAGCGCGCTCGTGAGCACGCGCACTATTCGAATATGGCGACCAAGTTTGCTCTTGCTAAACATGAGGCTGTTACGTTAAAAGAAAACCTTGGTTCAATGTTGAGTTTAGACAGTGAGCAGCGGAAAAATTTTAAGCTCCCTGAGCGTTTGCCCGACCTACCAAATACAACTATATCGGTTGATGCTCTTGAACAGGCAATTAATCATGATCGTATCGATGTCAGAGTAGCGAAGAATGAATTGTTGGTTCTGGGTGAAGCGTACGGCCTGCAAACGATTGATAGTTTTACAGATGTCGAAATGTCATTAGTAGATAAGACTGAATTTGATGGTGATCGAGGCTCTTCAGATGGCTTTGAGTTGGAGATCGCTTTGCCCCTATTCGATTGGGGTGGGCAAAAACGTGAAATGATGACTCAGCGTATTCGATCCGCAAGCTATCGATACGAGTATGTGATTCAACACGCGGCTAATGAACTAAAGAATTCATACCAAACATACTTGGTATCGTATGAAATTGCACGGCATTATCGGGACGAAATTGTTCCACTTCGGAAAATAATTTCTGAGGAAAACTTGCTGCGATACAACGGAATGATTATTGGAGTTTTTGAACTTCTAGTGGACTCCAGAGAGCAAATATCTGCGGTCATTGGTGCAATAGATAGTAAAAAACAATTTTGGATTTCACATGTAGTTTTGGATTCCGCCATGATTGGAAACCTAATGACTGCAAGAAGTTTCAAAATAAAAAACGTCTAAACCAAGCATAAAAGAGGACATTGAGAATGGACAACAGCAGGCGCAGACTTTTAACATCGGCTAGCGGGATCTTACTAGCGAGTGCGGTTGCTTTTAGTCCCGTTTCCAAGCACGCTCTGGCTGGGTTACCAGAAATTACAAGTAAGGATGACGCGGAAACAAACTCTTCATCAGATCAGCATGAGGGTAAATATAATCCCGTAGTTACACTAAACGGTTGGACTTTGCCTTGGCGGCTAAACGAGGGGATAAAAGAGTTTCATCTCGTGGCAGAGCCAGTCGTCAGGGAATTAGCCCCGGGGTTTAAGGCACATCTTTGGGGTTACAACGGACAGAGTCCTGGACCGACAATTGAGGTAGTGGAGGGAGATCGAGTTAGGCTGTTCGTTACGAATCGCTTACCAGAGCGAACCAGTGTGCATTGGCACGGACAGAGACTTCCAAACGGGATGGATGGTGTTAGTGGTTTAACTCAAAAGGCTATTGAACCTGGAAAAACTTTCGTATACGAGTTTATGGCAAAGCGACCAGGTACCTTTATGTATCATCCGCATTCGGATGAGATGACGCAGATGGCAATGGGAATGATGGGATCCTGGGTAACCCACCCGAAACAGACTAACCCATTAATTACTTCAGTCGATCGTGATTTTTGTTTTTTGCTAAATGCGTACGATATTGAGCCTGGGAGTTATACCCCAAGAGTTATGACAATGACGGATTTCAATATATGGACGTGGAATAGCAGAGTATTTCCGGGGATAGATTCATTGAATGTTCGATTAAACGACCGAGTACGTATAAGGATTGGAAATTTAACGATGACCAATCATCCGATACATTTGCATGGGCATGAATTTGAGGTTACGGGAACTGACGGTGGCGCAACCCCAAAGGGTTCTCGATGGCCTGAGGTGACAACGGATATCGCTGTTGGTCAGATGCGACAGATAGAGTTTGTTGCAAATGAGCCAGGCGATTGGGCCCTCCATTGTCACAAAAGCCATCATACGATGAACGCCATGGGACACGAGGTCCCGACAATGATTGGTATCGATCACCGAGGTGTAGCCGAGAAAATTAGTGATTTAATTCCCGACTATATGGTGATGGGTGAGCGCGGCATGGGGGACATGAGTGAAATGGAGATGCCACTTCCTGATAATACAATTCCAATGATGACTGGACCGGGACCATATGGTTCTTTAGAGATGGGAGGTATGTTCAGCGTTTTAAAAGTTAGGGAAGATCAGCTTCCTAACGATTATTCTGATCCTGGTTGGTACCAGCAGCCCAAGGATACCCAAGCTGTTTCCATTAATAAATTGGAGGAGGATGCGGTTCGCCGAAGCGAACCCGGACAGTCTTTGATGTCAGTGATTAAAGACGGTCGGGATTCTCTTGAAGTTAAAGTAAGAAAGCCTCGGAAGCATAATCATTCTTAATAAGGTAACAAGCAAATGTATAAAACAAATATTAAATTTTTACTAGCAATATTTTTATCATCTTTTCTAAGCGCCACGAACGCAGGTCACCATGAAGGCGCCCATATGGAACATGATGAAGTGAACCATCAACAAAACTCTTCATCATGTGCTGATGATAGTTCCTGTTCTATGGCGCATGGAGTTGTCTTGAGTCTAAGTAAAGAGGTTAGCAAGATAACATTACGGCATGGAGAAATTCCGAATATAGATATGCCACCGATGACAATGGTGTTTACTGTGGAAGATTCCTCATTGATGCAAAACCTAAAGGAAGGGGATCATGTTCTTTTTCATGTAGAGAATATTGGTGGCGAGTACATAATTAAAGATATGATTGAGGATCATCATTAAGATTTGGCTACTTACTGATTTATTGATAGGGCCCTATTTTTGTCCACTAGCTTTTGCATTTGGTACCTGCGAAGGTTGACTTAGTTGATGCGGTTTTTCGCGATATAGATGACCCGACTTTTTCGTTTTTTGGCTTTTCTGCCGCTGCCCTGGATGCAGCGTGTGGGAGCCGTTCTGGGCTGGCTGGTGTGGGGTTTCTCGCCCACCTACCGTCGTCATTTCAAAACCCAATCGGCTCAAGCTGGTTATCGCTGGACTCAGGTACGCGGCGCGGTGGGTGCTGCGGGTTGTCAAATCCTGGAGTCTTTTCGGGTTTGGTTTGGCGCATCTATGCCCGTCACTTGGGATGGCTTGCAACACACAACAGCCGCCTTCGCAAAAGGCAAGGGCGTCTTGTTCTTCACGCCGCATCTGGGTTGTTATGAAATCACTGCGCCCGCCTTAGGTGCGCATTTTGGCCAAGATCATGGCCCAATCACTGTGCTCTACCGACCAGCGCGTCAAGCCTGGTTACGGGCATTCTTAAGCTATGCGCGCGCGCGGCCATACCTGCGGGCTGTGCCCACCAACATGCACGGTGTGCGCCAGTTGCTCAAAGCACTGCGTTGCGGCCAAGCTGTGGGATTGTTACCCGATCAGGTTCCGCCCGAGGGCATGGGCATCTGGTCGCAAATGTGGGCGCGCGACGCCTACACCATGACCTTAGGCGTACGACTCGCTATACAAACCCAGGCGGAGGTGGTGCTTGTATGGGGCGAGCGTTTGTCTCGAGGTCAAGGCTACTGCATTCATTTGGAGCCTTTGGGGCATGCACTTGATCCCCACGTAGCGCAGGCTGTGCTGCAACTTAACCAGGCCATGGAGCGTTTGATCCGCCAGTGTCCTGCGCAATACCTCTGGGGTTACGGCCGCTTCAAACAACCACGCCAGGAAAGCCGAGTATGATACTGAATTACCAATCTAAATTTTTTTAATCAAAAAAATTAAATCGGTAGATCTGCCCGCCCGGCATAACGAGCTGCACCGCCTAGTGCTTCTTCCCTCATTATGTTCTTTAAGTGTGAAATTAACCTCATATAAGAAAACCTCGATATTTGGAACCATTGCCATGGCGTAAGATAATTTTTTATCGAATTGGCCGGCAACAATAATTCCACGCACATCTGAATCTTTTTTTTGTTTTTCAATCCATCCCATGTAACGGGTTAGTTGACCTACGGTATCGTCGCCGGTTTGATTTTTTTGAGTTCTATTACTATGTGGTGGCGATTATTTTTTCTAATGATTAGGATGTATCACTCTGTCTACCAATAGCATATGAGGCACTGTCAGGCAGGCTAGACCCACAAATGTCAGTTGCAAGATACGTGTGTAATTGAGTGAATCTGGTAAATAGATCCAACTCAGCAGAAAGATTAAAACAACCCCTAGCATTGGTAACAATGATGTGAACAAAATCTTCTTCCAACTGAGTTTCGAATAAGATTGGGTTCGTAAAATATGTCTGATGCTATGCATCCCACAGAAAAATAGG
This Pseudomonadota bacterium DNA region includes the following protein-coding sequences:
- a CDS encoding lysophospholipid acyltransferase family protein, producing the protein MTRLFRFLAFLPLPWMQRVGAVLGWLVWGFSPTYRRHFKTQSAQAGYRWTQVRGAVGAAGCQILESFRVWFGASMPVTWDGLQHTTAAFAKGKGVLFFTPHLGCYEITAPALGAHFGQDHGPITVLYRPARQAWLRAFLSYARARPYLRAVPTNMHGVRQLLKALRCGQAVGLLPDQVPPEGMGIWSQMWARDAYTMTLGVRLAIQTQAEVVLVWGERLSRGQGYCIHLEPLGHALDPHVAQAVLQLNQAMERLIRQCPAQYLWGYGRFKQPRQESRV
- a CDS encoding copper-binding protein, encoding MYKTNIKFLLAIFLSSFLSATNAGHHEGAHMEHDEVNHQQNSSSCADDSSCSMAHGVVLSLSKEVSKITLRHGEIPNIDMPPMTMVFTVEDSSLMQNLKEGDHVLFHVENIGGEYIIKDMIEDHH
- a CDS encoding copper oxidase, which encodes MDNSRRRLLTSASGILLASAVAFSPVSKHALAGLPEITSKDDAETNSSSDQHEGKYNPVVTLNGWTLPWRLNEGIKEFHLVAEPVVRELAPGFKAHLWGYNGQSPGPTIEVVEGDRVRLFVTNRLPERTSVHWHGQRLPNGMDGVSGLTQKAIEPGKTFVYEFMAKRPGTFMYHPHSDEMTQMAMGMMGSWVTHPKQTNPLITSVDRDFCFLLNAYDIEPGSYTPRVMTMTDFNIWTWNSRVFPGIDSLNVRLNDRVRIRIGNLTMTNHPIHLHGHEFEVTGTDGGATPKGSRWPEVTTDIAVGQMRQIEFVANEPGDWALHCHKSHHTMNAMGHEVPTMIGIDHRGVAEKISDLIPDYMVMGERGMGDMSEMEMPLPDNTIPMMTGPGPYGSLEMGGMFSVLKVREDQLPNDYSDPGWYQQPKDTQAVSINKLEEDAVRRSEPGQSLMSVIKDGRDSLEVKVRKPRKHNHS
- a CDS encoding TolC family protein, which encodes MEFKFITLSVAFLMFCSSCSTTGVSENLKYLDDSLVSYSVVGASFSIDPIIQDRNETLVNATLEAPIGLTEVQKIALLNSVELKMIVTAMLSDIAGAKHNGRISNPRFSFERISSPGELELTRVLTLGLFELLTLPKRTAIADLQVDLVRIRMVSSVLDYLAQVKIAWVEAVAAKEALEYAKKALDSAQASAELAGRMELTGNFNKLERAREHAHYSNMATKFALAKHEAVTLKENLGSMLSLDSEQRKNFKLPERLPDLPNTTISVDALEQAINHDRIDVRVAKNELLVLGEAYGLQTIDSFTDVEMSLVDKTEFDGDRGSSDGFELEIALPLFDWGGQKREMMTQRIRSASYRYEYVIQHAANELKNSYQTYLVSYEIARHYRDEIVPLRKIISEENLLRYNGMIIGVFELLVDSREQISAVIGAIDSKKQFWISHVVLDSAMIGNLMTARSFKIKNV